From Streptomyces sp. NBC_00370, a single genomic window includes:
- a CDS encoding SpoIIE family protein phosphatase, whose amino-acid sequence MGPIPIPRETAQRPAPQGPLRKDARSAARTSLPGNPLAPGAARRFARAALADWTSLGLLATCTFCQGSAAGAGGCLTGQHSTDLLADDAVVVLNELVTNAVVHAGTTVEVLCRLEDATEPDDPSQPDGDPAALLVEVSDHHPTRAVRGGVQERSAAGAPEYGRGLQVVGSLAERWGITYRSGLKTVWARLPLDGREPAVPGGGAMPGAAQSEATGPALRRELRAAEILAPASRRTVRDDPDWVSRGALAFLAEASDLLAGQLDEDLVAALACQLLVPRLADWCAVWLDAEGGAAGAPPRLARVWHLDESRIDQLRADLEKDVPRPPEAARPGVSIRIGGAALPAGDPGGTGDENTANPENTPNPEDPAHGTAFVYRLVANGRAIGTLMLGRLDGRARVPDEVSSLVEDFARRVALAIGAARRYTRQATISRVLQRGLLPSQVARIPGVASSLVYEPSDDGLAGGDFYDVFPCPPGGRWCFMLGDVQGSGPEAAVVTGLARPWLRLLAREGYRVGEVLDRLNRLLLDDATEAAEAASLMVASAAGPADGPQALPDGSQPRFLSLLYGELMPLPGPVGGVRCTLASAGHPLPLLLRPDGSVRPAAEPQLLLGVVENVAYESHTFDLQPGDTLLCVTDGVTERRSGHRLLDDCDGLAHVLAGCVGLPAQEVAERIRRAVHDFDGTPPGDDLALLVFQAE is encoded by the coding sequence GTGGGGCCCATTCCGATCCCGCGAGAGACTGCCCAACGCCCCGCACCCCAGGGGCCGTTACGGAAGGACGCCCGATCGGCCGCACGTACCAGCCTGCCCGGCAACCCGCTCGCGCCCGGGGCGGCGCGCCGATTCGCCCGCGCCGCGCTGGCGGACTGGACGAGCCTCGGACTGCTCGCCACCTGCACGTTCTGCCAGGGCAGCGCGGCGGGCGCGGGCGGCTGCCTCACCGGGCAGCACAGTACCGACCTGCTCGCCGACGACGCCGTCGTGGTCCTCAACGAACTCGTCACCAACGCCGTCGTCCACGCCGGCACCACCGTCGAGGTGCTGTGCCGGCTGGAGGACGCCACGGAGCCCGACGACCCGTCCCAGCCGGACGGCGACCCGGCTGCGCTGCTGGTCGAGGTCTCCGACCACCACCCCACCCGGGCGGTGCGCGGCGGTGTGCAGGAACGATCCGCCGCCGGTGCGCCCGAGTACGGCCGCGGGCTCCAGGTCGTCGGCTCGCTCGCCGAACGGTGGGGGATCACGTACCGCTCCGGCCTCAAGACCGTCTGGGCCCGGCTGCCGCTCGACGGCAGGGAACCGGCCGTGCCCGGCGGCGGAGCGATGCCGGGTGCCGCGCAGTCGGAGGCGACGGGGCCCGCGCTGCGGCGCGAACTGCGCGCGGCGGAGATCCTGGCCCCCGCGTCACGGCGCACCGTGCGCGACGACCCCGACTGGGTCAGCAGAGGGGCCCTTGCGTTCCTCGCCGAGGCCTCCGACCTGCTCGCGGGACAGCTCGACGAGGACCTCGTCGCCGCGCTCGCCTGCCAGCTGCTGGTGCCGCGCCTCGCCGACTGGTGCGCCGTCTGGCTGGACGCCGAAGGCGGCGCCGCGGGTGCGCCGCCCCGGCTCGCCCGCGTCTGGCACCTGGACGAGTCCCGGATCGACCAGCTCCGGGCGGACCTGGAGAAGGACGTGCCACGGCCGCCGGAGGCCGCGCGGCCGGGTGTGTCGATCCGGATCGGGGGAGCGGCGTTGCCGGCGGGCGACCCGGGCGGTACCGGCGACGAGAACACCGCGAACCCCGAGAACACCCCGAACCCCGAGGATCCCGCCCACGGGACCGCCTTCGTCTACCGGCTCGTCGCGAACGGCCGCGCCATCGGCACGCTGATGCTCGGCAGGCTCGACGGCCGCGCCCGGGTGCCCGACGAGGTCAGCTCGCTGGTCGAGGACTTCGCCCGCCGGGTCGCCCTCGCGATCGGCGCGGCCCGCCGCTACACCCGGCAGGCCACCATCAGCCGGGTGCTCCAGCGCGGGCTGCTGCCCAGCCAGGTGGCGCGGATCCCCGGCGTCGCCAGCTCGCTGGTGTACGAGCCGAGCGACGACGGCCTCGCGGGCGGCGACTTCTACGACGTCTTCCCCTGCCCGCCCGGCGGCCGCTGGTGCTTCATGCTCGGCGACGTCCAGGGCAGCGGCCCCGAGGCGGCCGTCGTCACCGGCCTGGCCCGCCCCTGGCTGCGGCTGCTGGCCCGCGAGGGCTACCGCGTCGGAGAGGTGCTCGACCGGCTCAACCGGCTGCTGCTGGACGACGCCACGGAGGCGGCGGAGGCCGCGTCCCTGATGGTCGCCTCGGCGGCAGGACCGGCCGACGGGCCGCAGGCGCTGCCCGACGGCAGCCAGCCCCGCTTCCTGTCGCTGCTCTACGGCGAGCTGATGCCCCTGCCGGGCCCCGTCGGCGGCGTACGGTGCACGCTGGCCAGCGCGGGCCACCCGCTGCCGCTGCTGCTGCGCCCCGACGGCTCGGTCCGGCCGGCCGCCGAACCGCAGCTGCTGCTGGGGGTCGTGGAGAACGTCGCGTACGAGAGCCACACGTTCGACCTCCAGCCCGGCGACACGCTCCTGTGCGTCACGGACGGCGTCACCGAGCGCCGCTCGGGCCACCGCCTCCTGGACGACTGCGACGGCCTCGCCCACGTCCTGGCGGGCTGCGTGGGCCTGCCGGCCCAGGAGGTCGCCGAACGGATACGCCGAGCGGTCCACGACTTCGACGGCACCCCGCCGGGGGACGACCTGGCACTGCTGGTGTTCCAGGCGGAATGA
- a CDS encoding response regulator: MGTQAAATDRASILLVDDMEDNLVALEAVLASLDEPLVRARSGEEALRELLRQQFAVVLLDVRMPGMDGFETAANIKRIERTKDTPIIFLTGGEPDSGYAFRGYATGAADFLTKPFDPWVLRAKVSVFIDLHRKNQQLERLLAKEHEQLDGIADRLTSIEDELHRTDPHDAAVLRHQLARIEDALGELRRGRGR, from the coding sequence ATGGGCACTCAGGCAGCCGCCACGGACCGGGCGAGCATCCTCCTGGTCGACGACATGGAAGACAACCTCGTCGCGCTGGAGGCCGTACTGGCCTCCCTCGACGAACCCCTCGTACGGGCCAGATCGGGCGAGGAGGCGCTGCGCGAGCTGCTGCGCCAGCAGTTCGCCGTGGTGCTGCTCGACGTACGGATGCCGGGCATGGACGGCTTCGAGACGGCGGCCAACATCAAGCGGATCGAGCGGACGAAGGACACCCCGATCATCTTTCTGACCGGGGGTGAGCCCGACAGCGGATACGCCTTCCGCGGTTACGCGACGGGCGCGGCCGACTTCCTGACCAAGCCGTTCGACCCGTGGGTGCTGCGCGCCAAGGTCAGCGTCTTCATCGATCTGCACCGCAAGAACCAGCAGTTGGAGCGGCTGCTGGCGAAGGAGCACGAACAGCTCGACGGGATAGCGGACCGGCTGACGTCGATAGAGGACGAGCTGCACCGCACCGACCCGCACGACGCCGCCGTCCTGCGCCACCAACTGGCCCGCATAGAGGATGCCTTGGGCGAGCTGCGGCGCGGACGGGGGCGCTGA
- a CDS encoding AMP-dependent synthetase/ligase, with amino-acid sequence MSDTQNLIENRPPSVATLFIERVTATPDAEAYRYPVPPSSGEGPDDWSSLTWGQAAERVYGIAAGLISLGVQPEERVALASATRVDWILADLGVMCAGAATTTIYPSTNVEESAFILADSESRVLIAEDAAQLAKARERRAELPHLAHVVVIETADAQAAEGDPDGWVLSLADLEARGADYLTANPAAVKERVGAITAGQLATLIYTSGTTGRPKGVRLLHDSWSYMAKATVATGLITKDDVQYLWLPLAHVFGKVLTSGQIEVGHVTAVDGRVDKIIENLPVVRPTYMAAVPRIFEKVYNGVAAKARAGGGAKYKIFLWAAEVARESAKVSQDNFRRTGTASLPLGLGAKHKVADRLVYAKLREAFGGNLRAAVSGSASLAPDIGFFFSGAGIHILEGYGLTESSAASFVNPGEAYRTGTVGKPLPGTEVRIADDGEILLRGPGIMAGYHGLPEKTAEVLEADGWFHTGDIGELSPDGYLRITDRKKDLIKTSGGKYIAPAEVEGQFKAVCPFVSNILVHGADRNFCTALISLDEPSILDWAAEHGLADKSYADVVADPRTVRLIDGYVSRLNEGLQRWQTIKKFRLLPRDLDIEHGELTPSLKLKRPVVEREYKNLIEDMYAGSREA; translated from the coding sequence GTGAGCGACACACAGAACTTGATCGAGAACCGGCCGCCCTCCGTGGCGACCCTCTTCATTGAGCGCGTGACAGCCACGCCTGACGCCGAGGCGTATCGCTATCCCGTCCCCCCTTCGTCGGGCGAGGGACCTGACGACTGGTCCTCGCTGACCTGGGGCCAGGCCGCCGAGCGGGTGTACGGCATCGCCGCAGGTCTGATCAGCCTCGGTGTGCAGCCGGAGGAGCGGGTCGCGCTCGCCTCCGCCACCCGGGTCGACTGGATCCTCGCCGACCTCGGCGTGATGTGCGCGGGCGCCGCGACCACCACGATCTACCCCTCCACCAACGTCGAGGAGTCCGCCTTCATCCTCGCGGACTCCGAGAGCCGGGTGCTGATCGCCGAGGACGCGGCGCAGCTGGCCAAGGCGCGCGAGCGCCGCGCCGAGCTGCCGCACCTCGCGCATGTCGTGGTGATCGAGACCGCGGACGCGCAGGCAGCCGAGGGCGACCCCGACGGCTGGGTGCTCTCCCTCGCCGATCTGGAGGCGCGCGGCGCCGACTACCTCACCGCGAACCCGGCCGCCGTCAAGGAGCGGGTCGGCGCGATCACCGCCGGTCAGCTGGCCACCCTGATCTACACCTCCGGTACGACGGGGCGTCCCAAGGGCGTACGGCTGCTGCACGACAGCTGGTCCTACATGGCCAAGGCCACGGTGGCGACCGGACTGATCACCAAGGACGACGTCCAGTACCTGTGGCTGCCGCTCGCCCATGTCTTCGGCAAGGTGCTGACCTCGGGTCAGATCGAGGTCGGCCATGTCACGGCGGTCGACGGCCGGGTCGACAAGATCATCGAGAATCTGCCGGTCGTGCGGCCGACGTACATGGCCGCCGTGCCGCGGATCTTCGAGAAGGTCTACAACGGCGTCGCGGCGAAGGCGCGGGCCGGCGGCGGAGCCAAGTACAAGATCTTCCTGTGGGCCGCCGAGGTCGCCCGCGAATCGGCCAAGGTCTCCCAGGACAACTTCCGGCGCACCGGCACCGCTTCGCTGCCGCTCGGCCTCGGCGCCAAGCACAAGGTCGCCGACCGGCTCGTCTACGCCAAGCTCCGCGAGGCGTTCGGCGGCAATCTGCGCGCCGCGGTCTCCGGCTCCGCCTCCCTCGCACCCGACATCGGCTTCTTCTTCTCCGGCGCCGGCATCCACATCCTGGAGGGCTACGGCCTGACGGAGTCCAGCGCCGCCAGCTTCGTCAACCCGGGCGAGGCGTACCGCACCGGCACGGTCGGCAAGCCGCTGCCCGGCACGGAGGTGCGGATCGCCGACGACGGCGAGATCCTGCTCCGCGGCCCCGGCATCATGGCGGGCTACCACGGCCTGCCCGAGAAGACCGCCGAGGTGCTGGAGGCCGACGGCTGGTTCCACACCGGCGACATCGGCGAGCTGTCCCCCGACGGCTATCTGCGGATCACCGACCGCAAGAAGGACCTGATCAAGACGTCCGGCGGCAAGTACATCGCGCCGGCCGAGGTCGAGGGTCAGTTCAAGGCGGTCTGTCCGTTCGTCTCCAACATCCTCGTGCACGGCGCCGACCGGAACTTCTGCACCGCCCTGATCTCGCTCGACGAGCCCTCCATCCTGGACTGGGCGGCCGAGCACGGCCTGGCGGACAAGTCGTACGCGGACGTCGTCGCCGACCCGCGTACGGTACGGCTCATCGACGGGTACGTGAGCCGGCTCAACGAGGGGCTGCAGCGCTGGCAGACCATCAAGAAGTTCCGGCTGCTGCCCCGCGACCTCGACATCGAGCACGGCGAGCTGACGCCCAGCCTCAAGCTGAAGCGGCCGGTCGTCGAGCGCGAGTACAAGAACCTGATCGAGGACATGTACGCGGGCTCACGCGAGGCCTGA